The Castanea sativa cultivar Marrone di Chiusa Pesio chromosome 4, ASM4071231v1 sequence GGTACAACCCATTTACGTAATCATTTAGCAAGATGTCCACGGTTGAAGTTTAAAGATATAAGGGATATGCGACAACAAGTGttaattaaacaacaaaataaggTGGATGGAACTATGAGTTTAAATGCTTATCAATTTGATCAAGGCAAAGTGAGGAATAATCTTGCTCGTATGGTCATCCTACATGAATACCCCCTTTCAATAGTTGACCACATTGGGTttagagaatttgtggtttctctTCAACCGTTGTTTAAACTTGTCACAAGAAATACTTTGAAGAGTGACATTCTTAAAATCTATGATAATGAGAGGGAGAAAGCTTTGAAGATGACGGACAAGAATGGAAGTACGATGACAATTACAACTGATATGTGGACTTCAAGTAATAAAAAGAGAGGGTTTATGGTCATTACCGCTCATTTTATTGATCATACTTGGACGTTGCAAAGCCGGGttttaaggtaatttttttatctataaattgaATGTTAAAGACTTTACATTTAGAatgtttattgagttatgttataattattcctattatttttttaggtttgtttaTGTTCCTTCTCCACACACAAAAGATGTCCTTGCTGATGTCCTTGTTGATTGCTTTTTAGAGTGGAATATTGATAGGAAGTTGTCCACAATAACCGTTGATAATTGTAGTACTAATGATGCTATGATAAGACTTCTCTTGAATAAGCTTGATAGTAGTTCTCTCATGTTGGGTGGGTCTATGTTGCATATGAGATGTGCTgcacatattttgaatttaattgttcaaGATGGGTTGTCTCTTATTGGTGATGGTATTGAAAGGATTCGTGATAGTGTGATTTATTGGATTGGATCACCAAAAAGGAggcaaaaatttgaagaaaatgcaTGTCAATTGCGTGTTCAATGCACCAAAGAGTTAGTCTTAGATTGTAAAACTCGTTGGAATTCAACTTACTTAATGCTTTCTACTGCATTGATTTATAAAGATGTTTTTCCTCATTTGGCTAAACGTGAaacatcttattcttcttttccaTATGATCATGATTGGGAGTTAGCTAAAGATATTTGTGGGAAGTTGGAGTTGTTTCATAGTGTGACTGAGTTTTTTTCAGGTCGTAAGTACCCCAcaactaatatgtattttacTTTGGTATGTGAGTTGAAAATTGCATTGAATGAATGGAGTTTGTCTTCAAATGAGATGATAGCTACAATGGCAGAAAGCATGCTTgctaaatttaattcttattggGCTAATGTTAGTGTTGTTATGGCTGTTGTTGCTATCTTCGATCCAAGATATAAGATGAAGTTATTGGAGTTTTATTATCCTAACATTTATGGTGATAATTCAAATTTGgagattgaaaaaataaagaatctttgTTATGATTTGCTTGATGAGTATGGAGATCTAGATGAGTCCCTTGCAAATAATGAAGGAAGTTCTCATATTCCTGCAAGTAGTGCTTCAAGCCCTACGGCTCAAATGAAGTTTAGGTTGAGTGGGGCAATGTcatgttttgatttgtttgtgaaCAATAGTTCAAAGAGACATGGGAGTGATAGAATGGAATTTGATTATTTCATTGATGAGGGAGTGTTGAAGAGAAGTgaagattttgatattttgggatGGTGTAAAAGTAATGGTCTCAAGTATCCTACTTTACAAAGGATTGCAAGAGATATTTTAGTCACTCCTGTCACAACTGTTGCTTCAGGATCTGCCTTTAGCACTAGTAGGAGGCTTTTAAGTCCACACCGTAGTAGGCTACATCCCAAGACTATAGAGGCAATAATGTGTGCTCAGAATTGGTTATGGAGTGAAATCAACGGTTAGTAattgtctaatttttatttataaaatcaaaattgtatttttatttttgcttgttacaaattgatgaagtttattccattttttaattcattgttgTTGTAGGTTCTTCAACTATGTCTGGTGATTGTGATCTTCAAACAATTCTTGATGATGGGGAGCCTAATGAAGAGGATGGGAGTTGTGTCACAGTTGTGGACGATTAaacattttgtaataatttagtagccgttttaatttcttagacttgttagattaatttgttggtttgtaattattctaaaccatttgtaatttcttagtctttttaatttgttgatttgtggaggataagacattttgtaatttcttagacttgtgagatttattttgtagctttttaagtaatttattgccatataagatgattttgggtgccatataatgatataaatgGAGGTAAATGATTTGGCTACCATATAACAGggcaaattttggcatttgggccatgttaaatgacttgaatgggcttgaatttaggggaaaaaatttaatgggcttcaaatttttttttttttttggttgggctaAATTTGGGCCCAATAAGTTAAACGGGGCTCGCGGGGCCTGGCGGGGCGGGTCTGGGCCCCGAGAAAAAAACCCGATTATTATTCGGGCCGGGTCCGAGTTTCGGGTCTTGGCCCGCGGGTTgggtccgggtatgcaaaaacccggcccgaacccgactCGTTGCCATTCCTACTAGAGCTGGAGTTACCAGTGGTGATCCAGGTCTGTAGTTTGTGAAGGTTGTGGCTGTGTTGGTGGCGAGTGAGATGATCTAGGTAGGAGTTGGGACATTAAGATAGATAGAAGGAATTCTTTGAAACTATGGACAATGTTCGTGTTGGATGTAGATATGCATGTAGATTTACGATAACATGCTTTATTTATATGGCATCGAAGAAAGAGAAATGCACGACTTATTAGATATGCATAGGTCTAAAAGGCCATCGGGTTGAAagtcggatttttttttttttggggatgaaAATTCggatagttttatttttatataaagtcGGATCTTCTTAATCTATAAGGTTGTATTTAGATCCgagaattttaaattaacaaatttcaaGATCAATATTGTTTCtataatttgtttattataaaCTTAAAACAAGGTATGGTTGATTTGATTGTTAAGGAATATAAACATTTATGTTATGAATTTAATATTCTTccatttaatcatttaaatcTTTCTATTGATGACTctatttatgaattttatcaatatacaAATTCTTTACACTGAACACTTTATTCAACTCATtcaaactaaaactaaaaatcaaaGTCTTTATTTCCATACAAAAGAACTTTGcaagagcattagcattagttgttctaaaaacaaattttatttcaacacatcaaaaaattactttatttattttagcataaCATTTACAATACATCTTACATTACATCTCTTATTTTagcaaatcaatttttaaaacaacttttaaaaaaaaaacctcctacCTTCtcttaaaatgaaataaaaaccCCACTAGCAACAGTAGCCAGCCACCTATTAtcagcattttattttataaaattacacgTTTCCCCCCTTAACATTATCATGGATTCTTTTAAGAGTGATATTATAGCCTTAAAGATTTCTACAACATctttacaaattattgaggtagcaaattcttattagttcgaATATGGTCTACTACTTACaccacttttttacttatcaataaccactcaccacattaccaaattgtaaaaaaatttgtaactctagcattttcctccttttaaaAACTATacgaaaaaaaaatcaatagatctaaaatctaaaaaaaatatatataaatccaaaaaaattagcccaacaacaaaaattacatgtattaaagataaacaaaactaaatccaATCAACCAATTctaccaaaacaaacaacccagcccttaaaaaaatttaaataaaataattttttcattccCCAATAGCAGACACACACATcaaattaaagacaaaaaaataaaaaataaaataaaaacctttcaAGCAGTTAAGCAACAGCAGAGCCGAAGGCTGGAGCCGCTGCACACAGCCAACAACAGAGCTACTCCAAGTTCTAGCTTCGTCACTGCATATATGCCATGCTATAGTAAAaagtatctatatatatttggcAATGACTAAAGAACCAAAAGTCACTTTATTAGTGGTCgagctaggattttttttttttttttttttggtataaagaTTTTGGTTTAAAGAGGAAAAATCATGCtaaaatattgaaaacaaaattaactcAATAAtgattattaatataaaaaaaattacttcttttaaaaaaaaaatgattgacatagaaaatataatataaatatattagagTTAGTATAATCATTGCATTGCTTAAGCTACTTCATAGAATAAGTTTGTTatgaattaatatatatatatatatatatatatatatttatttatttatgttaaggacatatttttatgtaattgacatatcttttgataaaacgcactttatttgtatttgggtaaatctaagtaggtttaAAATGATCATTACAAATGGTTACATTGAAAACATGAAGAATACTCAATAACTACTCAAGAAAAGTACAATTTGTAGGTCTTGATACATCCtcaacagaagctcgatctgtagagattcattaaagcttgacacaTGTCTTGATCTATCAAGCTTACGGGATTCAGACTATAGTCACCaatgtttttattctaaatggccttttgtttatgggtttgtataattcttattggattaggaaagcccaaggtttgtgtaaacctatttggaataggagagcccattaagctcctatttaaagaatgtgggaaaagaaaaacttaaccctaaagagcttcataaggttttctttttgaaaccctagcctctttctacagaagaaagagttcttgatGCGTTTCTTATacgtttttgagttttgtaactAAGCAAAGTCTCTTACACCAACATtaaagatcttattggtgtttgtACGTGAAACTGTTGCAAATAAACTACATCAATCAAAGAGTTGCTGTGGTGTTAGTCACTTACTGAGAtccgtgcatcgattggttagccacgtactaggattcgtgcattgaacgaAGAGATTGCTactacattgcaagtccaattggatattgaggtaagggttcaactgtaagttggtattaggtactaggattccttttatttgtaactgcttgttttgataatagtggattcttaggaatagtgaccttaaattcacccggtggggttttacctcagaggttttccctatttgtaagcaaatcaccgtgtcaaatttattttctgttgtaTTTagcttagttggtgatttgtttctgctaccacgcttattgcatattaaattgacttaattaattaactcggataattaattaattaatttgccaaatgggtcaatacattttttgcctatcaatatatatatatatcaaaaaaagTAATCCATAAATAGTCATTTGaatacttaaaattaaaataaaataaaattaacttaGAAATATTAACAACATTATCATATACTTGAAAATTACAAATGTTTTGTGTATGCcttgattttttaaagatatatatatgtggggagtaaaaggacccaagtgggcatatgggcctttgggctgtaacatggagggccgacctgctccagggttaaactctatgagttggcccatgcgccgagggtccaaggatacagccgagggagagtttcacctcggacagatccaagagaactcaagatttcattatagaggtcaaggcacaactctggaaagactaatggttaaaaggggacatcctgaatcttctagatgcaccagtattaaagaaaatatcaagagtaaaggctgccacctccgcattaaaggctctgcacctacctccctggccgcattaatggggaggtgacccctgaacagtgaggtggaaacttctagtcactgttcaaaaagtatcagggaaagaagtataaaaggggggtaaaggccaaggAGAAGGGGGATcaaaaaactaagaaagaaaattaagaaattgtaaatctttaaggaagaaagaggaataataaagaagcagtcctcggctcgagtccgaggagatccttTTACAATcgtcgttcgttatttacctatACTTGTTTCTAAaaacctgttatcaagctcccagtacttctaacctaagtttcaagtccacactctacaaattttattgtttaaggctcattgggcctgagcccgtgactgtctttgggtccaggtgcaattgtgcacttacaattggcgccgtctgtgggaagtctagtctagaaggagtgggaatactatggcaggcttaggttctccccatgcagagtcacagggatcacagccggaggatcttttcgagcgtcttgagcgtcgaagggatcgtgagggaagcgtccacacagaatacccaggggctagccatactcatggtgggggtagcactacccacgaggagggttctaagtccatgcagagggaaatcaatcgtttgaagagaatgttacgccgtgctaagcgtaggttttcaccgtcctcatctaatccttcctcagaggaggatagggaaggtggctacagctcaaggtcgtgctctcccaccagtgcaacgtcctccggtgaggaggacgaccagccaactcgcagacgtaagaagcttcattctaggggcttaggcaacgatgctatgagtagggcgttgcaccaactctccaaatctccgtttacacggaggattgagaaaggaaggcttcccagaaggtttacccagcccacttttaccatctacaatggccggactgatccggtggagcacgtgagtcactttaaccagaggatggcggtgcactctcacaacgagaccctgatgtgtaaagttttcccctctagcctgggacctgttgctataaggtggttcaacggccttaaatcggggtctataggttcgtttggggagcttactagagcattcgcttcgcggttcaatacgtgtagcagagtacctcggccattggattcactgttatccatgaccatgagggaaggggagacgttgaaagcatactccgaccgttattgggagatgtttaatgaaatagatggcgactttgatgaggtggcgctcaatacctttaaggtgggtcttcctactgatcacgacttgagaaagtcgttgaccaaaaagcccgtccgcagcgtacgtcgtcttatggatcgtattgacgagtacaagagggtggaggaagaccaacaacaaggaaagggaaaggagaaggttatcccgcaggagagaagggatttcaggtcggacaggtaccacaataacaggccgatgagagattacgttgggcagtccggctcgacagcacctcaggccgtgagcactgtgttccgagaaccagtgcatcagttgttggagaaagttcgtaaggag is a genomic window containing:
- the LOC142631353 gene encoding zinc finger BED domain-containing protein RICESLEEPER 2-like; translated protein: MESPNNIIISDLNYTKRNTKTVLVILNFVVKQFVEFEIWEPKTEMENTNKSSSSSPSGSPLRNKSSSSSPSGSPLRTERFPLPAMRPSSPFSRSPSPLSPGSSPSGSPSPLCPLNNNPKSPTVDLGEDLELEEQEGGEGEREREPTNEGLELDTTRKRKTTSDVWDHFTRKKVDGKIKAQCHHCSKLYLGDSSQGTTHLRNHLARCPRLKFKDIRDMRQQVLIKQQNKVDGTMSLNAYQFDQGKVRNNLARMVILHEYPLSIVDHIGFREFVVSLQPLFKLVTRNTLKSDILKIYDNEREKALKMTDKNGSTMTITTDMWTSSNKKRGFMVITAHFIDHTWTLQSRVLRFVYVPSPHTKDVLADVLVDCFLEWNIDRKLSTITVDNCSTNDAMIRLLLNKLDSSSLMLGGSMLHMRCAAHILNLIVQDGLSLIGDGIERIRDSVIYWIGSPKRRQKFEENACQLRVQCTKELVLDCKTRWNSTYLMLSTALIYKDVFPHLAKRETSYSSFPYDHDWELAKDICGKLELFHSVTEFFSGRKYPTTNMYFTLVCELKIALNEWSLSSNEMIATMAESMLAKFNSYWANVSVVMAVVAIFDPRYKMKLLEFYYPNIYGDNSNLEIEKIKNLCYDLLDEYGDLDESLANNEGSSHIPASSASSPTAQMKFRLSGAMSCFDLFVNNSSKRHGSDRMEFDYFIDEGVLKRSEDFDILGWCKSNGLKYPTLQRIARDILVTPVTTVASGSAFSTSRRLLSPHRSRLHPKTIEAIMCAQNWLWSEINGSSTMSGDCDLQTILDDGEPNEEDGSCVTVVDD